A region from the Triticum urartu cultivar G1812 chromosome 1, Tu2.1, whole genome shotgun sequence genome encodes:
- the LOC125542864 gene encoding formin-like protein 14 has protein sequence MPPPTPPLLLFLLLLTLLPLAAPHAHTTRRLLQTQPTISPAPPPPPHRHHRHTPPAPGPPSTPPQPPAPPLPPQPLPPPPPRGRHHRTPPISTSPPSPQTPSLPPPASAPPPNSNPNLAPSPPTPRFSSTSTAPVVPTPVSEYPFTNYPFFPSFSPPPPPPSTAADQTQPSGDGDASRTFPANISTLVAPNAGSGSSSNHNGSPRFPVLQALLLAFLSLCLLLLSALLSLHLFRRLRRPSGHRRASDAANGAASSSGTTARRGGDEEEEDGDEEGRRLKPPPMPTSSSNPSTEFLYLGTLATPPPGTAPPPSHPRPGSPELRPLPPLPRVGPPSGEFGSRSSASDPSTVPRAAALAAGDASSSSLSPSSPSASSPTLGSSPVHIRPPSIPQPRGRAPNPSPPKRRPPPPPPPTQSWNPFVPVPPAQAAPPSDDDGDSSSTNAAAMHKSRPLHSDKLKPGSLHMKDEMIQLYLNNSAAAAAAAREVCLLGAPRCHGIGTVLGAMGFSEEQVRDALLEGNAHGLGVEALRMLAQLVLTNEEELKLRYFKDDPPAKLCAVDAFLKTILDVPFAFKRVDAMLYVSNFYLEVNQLRMSYATLEAACEELRSSRLFHKVLGAVLNFGNMMSINTGSPSSHALEPNTLLKIVDVKGADGKAALLQFVVQEIMKPEGHSNLNPACKTDASTSPPCDVDCRKHGLQVVSKLAAELTSTKKAASVDMTGLSRSVSELGVGLGKVHDVLRLNGMAASAESARRFHNAMSAFLRQAEEEIVRLQGQESVCLSSVREVAEYFHGGDEVGDGEARLFRVFAGVREFVAMLDRICREAGEVQGDRVGSTPVSWVAAGAPPMGTTP, from the exons ATGCCGCCGCCCACGCCTCcactcctcctcttcctcctcctcctcaccctccTCCCGCTCGCCGCCCCCCACGCCCACAcaacccgccgcctcctccaGACCCAGCCCACCATCTCCCCTGCTCCACCCCCACCTCCTCACCGCCACCACCGCCACACCCCGCCGGCGCCGGGTCCTCCCTCCACTCCACCACAACCACCAGCACCCCCACTCCCACCACAGCCCCTCCCTCCGCCCCCACCTCGGGGAAGGCACCACCGCACACCGCCAATCTCCacatcgccgccgtcgccgcagaCCCCATCTCTTCCCCCTCCCGCATCGGCGCCGCCCCCGAACTCGAATCCGAATCTTGCACCGTCGCCGCCGACGCCGAGGTTCTCCTCCACGTCCACCGCCCCGGTAGTCCCCACGCCGGTCAGCGAGTACCCCTTCACCAACTACCCATTCTTCCCCTCCTTCTccccgccgccccctcccccctccaccgccgccgaccaaACCCAGCCCTCCGGCGACGGCGACGCGTCCCGCACCTTCCCGGCCAACATCTCCACCCTCGTCGCCCCCAACGCAGGGAGCGGGAGCAGCAGCAACCACAACGGCAGCCCGCGCTTCCCGGTGCTGCAGGCGCTGCTGCTCGCCTTCCTCTCGCTCTGCCTGCTGCTCCTCTCCGCGCTCCTCTCGCTCCACCTCTTCCGCCGCCTCCGCCGGCCCTCCGGCCACCGCCGCGCATCCGACGCCGCCAACGGGGCGGCCTCCTCATCCGGGACGACGGCGCGGCGGggtggcgacgaggaggaggaggacggcgacGAGGAGGGGCGCCGGCTCAAGCCGCCGCCGATGcccacctcctcctccaacccCAGCACCGAGTTCCTCTACCTCGGCACGCTCGCCACCCCGCCGCCGGGCACTGCCCCGCCCCCCTCGCACCCCCGCCCCGGCTCGCCCGAGCTCCGCCCGCTCCCGCCGCTGCCCCGCGTCGGCCCGCCCTCCGGCGAGTTCGGCTCGCGCAGCTCCGCGTCCGACCCCAGCACCGTGCCCCGCGCGGCCGCACTCGCCGCCGGTGACGCCTCGTCCTCGTCCCTCTCGCCCTCCTCCCCCTCGGCCTCCTCACCCACGCTCGGCTCCAGCCCCGTCCACATCCGCCCGCCGTCCATCCCGCAGCCCCGCGGCCGGGCCCCCAACCCGTCTCCCCCCAAAcgcaggccgccgccgccaccaccaccaacTCAATCCTGGAACCCCTTCGTGCCCGTCCCGCCGGCACAAGCCGCTCCCCCCTCCGACGACGACGGCGACTCCTCCTCCACCAACGCGGCGGCGATGCACAAGTCCCGGCCCCTGCACTCCGACAAGCTCAAGCCCGGATCTCTGCA CATGAAGGACGAGATGATCCAGCTCTACCTGAACAACTCGGCGGCGGCCGCCGCCGCTGCGAGGGAGGTGTGCCTGCTCGGCGCGCCGCGGTGCCACGGCATCGGCACGGTGCTGGGTGCAATGGGTTTCTCCGAGGAGCAAGTGCGTGATGCGCTCTTGGAAG GCAATGCACATGGTTTGGGAGTGGAAGCCCTGCGGATGCTCGCTCAGTTGGTTCTCACCAATGAGGAAGAGCTTAAGCTCAGATATTTCAAGGATGACCCACCTGCCAAGCTTTGCGCGGTCGATGCTTTTCTGAAGACGATACTGGATGTGCCATTTGCATTCAAGAGAGTGGATGCTATGCTCTATGTTTCCAACTTTTATCTGGAGGTCAATCAGCTGAGGATGTCCTACGCTACTCTCGAG GCAGCTTGCGAGGAGCTGAGGAGCAGCAGGCTATTCCACAAGGTTCTTGGGGCCGTCCTCAACTTTGGCAACATGATGAGCATCAACACAGGCTCTCCAAGCTCACATGCCCTGGAGCCCAACACGCTCCTGAAGATAGTCGACGTCAAAGGCGCCGACGGCAAGGCGGCGCTCCTGCAGTTCGTCGTCCAGGAAATCATGAAACCGGAAGGACACAGCAATCTGAACCCAGCATGCAAGACGGACGCGAGCACAAGTCCGCCGTGCGACGTCGACTGCCGGAAGCACGGCCTCCAGGTGGTCTCGAAGCTCGCCGCCGAGCTGACCAGCACCAAGAAGGCGGCGTCGGTCGACATGACGGGCCTCAGCCGGAGCGTGTCGGAGCTCGGCGTCGGCCTAGGGAAGGTCCACGACGTGCTGAGGCTCAACGGCATGGCGGCCTCGGCCGAGAGCGCCCGGCGGTTCCACAACGCGATGAGCGCGTTCCTGCGGCAGGCCGAGGAGGAGATCGTCAGGCTCCAGGGGCAGGAGAGCGTGTGCCTGTCGTCGGTGAGGGAGGTGGCGGAGTACTTCCACGGCGGAGACGAGGTGGGCGACGGCGAGGCTCGCTTGTTCAGGGTCTTCGCGGGCGTCAGGGAGTTCGTGGCCATGCTCGACCGGATCTGCAGGGAGGCCGGGGAGGTCCAGGGCGACCGCGTCGGCTCGACGCCGGTGAGCTGGGTGGCTGCTGGCGCGCCGCCCATGGGGACGACGCCCTGA